The proteins below are encoded in one region of Candidatus Omnitrophota bacterium:
- a CDS encoding RsmB/NOP family class I SAM-dependent RNA methyltransferase yields the protein MKDIISKLPQEFLHKLKKIYPKDYERVADTFLNKSEPAFRINYLKTDLITLRKALFDQRVKFKELDYPQGAFILKTPLRNFQNTEIYKQGLVFVQNLSSMIPVLVLDPQNGEKILDLCAAPGVKTTQIVSLAPEADLLAIEKIRTRYYKLLANLKSQGVETVKTLILDSVWVRKKFPEEFDRILADVPCSSEGRFLVSNPKSYQYWKQHKVKEMVHKQKKLLHSAFFALKEGGTLVYSTCTFSPEENEGVIDWFVNKFKERVELVQFKIPLTNAREGLLRWKDKRFSESLRLTRRIIPNETMEGFFIAKLNKISV from the coding sequence ATGAAAGATATTATTTCCAAACTACCTCAAGAATTTCTACATAAGCTAAAGAAGATCTACCCTAAAGATTACGAGAGGGTTGCTGATACCTTTCTTAATAAGTCTGAACCGGCGTTTAGGATAAATTATCTAAAAACCGATTTAATTACTTTAAGGAAAGCTTTATTTGATCAAAGAGTAAAGTTTAAAGAGTTAGATTACCCTCAAGGGGCATTCATTCTAAAGACACCTTTGCGTAATTTTCAAAATACCGAGATTTATAAGCAGGGGTTAGTTTTTGTTCAGAACTTATCGAGTATGATTCCGGTGTTGGTTCTTGATCCTCAGAATGGAGAGAAAATTCTTGATTTGTGCGCTGCCCCGGGAGTAAAGACCACTCAGATTGTTTCTTTGGCCCCGGAAGCTGATCTTTTGGCAATTGAAAAGATCCGTACCCGTTATTATAAACTTTTGGCTAATTTAAAGTCTCAAGGTGTTGAAACAGTTAAGACTCTTATTTTAGATAGTGTTTGGGTAAGGAAAAAATTTCCCGAAGAGTTTGATCGAATCCTGGCTGATGTACCTTGTTCAAGCGAGGGGCGGTTCTTAGTTTCTAACCCTAAGTCTTATCAATATTGGAAACAACATAAAGTTAAAGAGATGGTTCACAAACAAAAGAAACTTCTTCATTCGGCTTTTTTTGCTTTGAAAGAGGGAGGAACCCTTGTCTATTCTACTTGTACTTTTTCACCGGAAGAGAATGAAGGGGTTATTGATTGGTTTGTAAATAAATTTAAGGAAAGAGTAGAGTTGGTGCAGTTTAAAATACCTTTAACTAATGCAAGGGAAGGGTTGCTTCGTTGGAAGGATAAAAGGTTTTCCGAGAGTTTGCGATTAACTA